A window from Salvelinus fontinalis isolate EN_2023a chromosome 8, ASM2944872v1, whole genome shotgun sequence encodes these proteins:
- the LOC129861495 gene encoding uncharacterized protein LOC129861495: MDISQDSQTFTQILRDITELEPALFYVFTAEIHPRTGAIGSLHGFCEGYAYETIVPYSQDVFTHKPQTETLNGLSTPLTQDRWTPPIKHQRTIRAQIHRSASPEQYYWEGIHETALQGQGSQATDQADAIIRVAQRHVPEFSELLQNSPLQKSRDSSPAYKDIQEATHLDPEEAPKTPVTRTAKPDDFKVLNDISEVDDLMFCEVANLIEAANSGGATASCEIDQAVLFKAFTQGLKSRKALLQRRMGILFEHQYNQDVSFWRRELPRMLNNSRVKTSKYLR, from the exons ATGGATATTTCTCAAG ATTCTCAAACCTTCACTCAGATTCTCCGAGATATAACTGAACTCGAACCGGCC TTATTTTATGTGTTTACAGCGGAAATACATCCTAGAACGGGTGCCATAGGGAGTCTACACGGTTTCTGTGAAGGATATGCCTACGAGACAATTGTGCCCTACTCCCAGGATGTATTTACACACAAGCCGCAAACAGAGACTTTAAACGGCCTGTCAACTCCCCTGACCCAGGACCGTTGGACGCCCCCTATTAAACACCAACGGACAATCAGGGCCCAGATCCACAGGTCCGCTTCACCCGAACAATACTACTGGGAGGGTATTCACGAGACAGCGTTACAAGGACAAG gctcacaagctacagaccaggcagatgCTATAATTAGGGTTGCCCAAAGACATGTTCCCGAGTTCTCAGAGCTTCTTCAGAACAGCCCTCTTCAAAAAAGCCGAG ACTCCTCGCCGGCTTATAAAGACATCCAAGAAGCTACACATCTAGATCCCGAGGAGGCGCCAAAGACCCCAGTCACCAGAACAGCGAAGCCTGatgatttcaaagttttaaatGACATTTCTGAGGTAGACGATTTGATGTTCTGTGAAGTGGCCAACCTTATTGAAGCGGCCAATTCTGGTGGGGCAACAGCCTCTTGTGAAATAGACCAAGCCGTGCTTTTCAAGGCTTTTACACAGGGTTTAAAATCACGAAAGGCTTTACTTCAACGTCGTATGGGTATTCTATTCGAACATCAATACAATCAGGATGTGTCATTCTGGCGTAGAGAGCTTCCCCGCATGTTAAACAACAGTAGGGTTAAAACAAGCAAATACCTCCGTTAA